One segment of Trichlorobacter ammonificans DNA contains the following:
- the tyrS gene encoding tyrosine--tRNA ligase: MTVAEQMAVIKRGCVELLIEKELEDKLATGRPLVIKAGFDPTAPDLHLGHTVLIQKLRQFQQLGHDLHFLIGDFTGMIGDPTGKSETRKVLTREDVLRNAETYKEQVFKILDPEKTKVVFNSSWLNDLGCGGMIALASKYTVARMLERDDFHKRYTGQQPIAIHEFLYPLIQGYDSVALKADVELGGTDQKFNLLMGRELQREWGQSPQCVLTMPLLEGLDGVNKMSKSLGNYIGISEAPDDIFGKVMSISDTLMIRYYELLSDMSVAEFEKLKSGMADGSVHPMAAKKALGRELVDRFHGAGQGQLAEENFVKRFKENEIPDEMPQVSYSAADCPLLLAKALTEAGLTKSNGEARRSIDQGGVKLNGEKVSNVNLELNAAGEYIVQIGKRRFVRIVIT, translated from the coding sequence ATGACCGTTGCCGAACAGATGGCCGTGATCAAGCGCGGCTGTGTTGAACTGCTGATTGAAAAGGAACTTGAAGACAAGCTCGCCACCGGCCGGCCGCTGGTCATCAAGGCAGGTTTTGATCCAACCGCCCCGGACCTGCACCTGGGGCACACCGTGCTGATCCAGAAACTGCGTCAGTTCCAGCAGCTGGGCCATGACCTGCACTTCCTGATCGGCGACTTCACCGGCATGATCGGTGACCCGACGGGCAAGTCCGAAACCCGCAAGGTACTGACCCGGGAGGATGTGCTGAGAAACGCCGAGACCTACAAGGAGCAGGTCTTCAAGATCCTCGACCCGGAGAAAACCAAGGTGGTGTTCAACTCCTCCTGGCTGAACGACCTGGGCTGCGGCGGCATGATCGCCCTGGCCTCCAAATACACCGTGGCCCGCATGCTGGAGCGGGACGACTTCCACAAGCGCTACACCGGCCAGCAGCCGATCGCCATCCACGAATTCCTCTACCCCCTGATCCAGGGGTACGACTCGGTGGCCCTGAAGGCCGACGTGGAGTTGGGTGGCACCGACCAGAAGTTCAACCTGCTGATGGGCCGCGAGCTGCAGCGGGAATGGGGCCAGTCTCCCCAATGCGTCCTGACCATGCCGCTGCTGGAGGGTCTGGACGGGGTCAACAAGATGTCTAAATCCCTGGGCAACTACATCGGCATCAGCGAAGCGCCGGACGATATTTTCGGCAAGGTGATGTCCATCTCCGATACGCTGATGATCCGCTACTACGAACTACTCTCCGACATGAGCGTGGCCGAGTTTGAAAAGCTGAAAAGCGGCATGGCCGATGGCTCGGTGCATCCGATGGCCGCCAAGAAGGCCCTGGGGCGGGAGCTGGTGGACCGCTTCCACGGTGCGGGCCAGGGACAGCTGGCTGAGGAAAACTTTGTCAAACGGTTCAAGGAGAACGAGATCCCCGACGAGATGCCCCAGGTCAGCTACAGCGCTGCCGACTGTCCGTTGCTGCTGGCCAAAGCCCTCACCGAAGCCGGGCTGACCAAGTCAAACGGCGAAGCACGCCGCTCCATCGATCAGGGGGGGGTCAAGCTGAACGGCGAAAAGGTCTCCAACGTCAACCTGGAACTGAACGCAGCCGGCGAGTACATCGTCCAGATCGGCAAACGCCGCTTTGTGCGGATCGTGATCACCTGA
- the rny gene encoding ribonuclease Y — MMTSIIMALIIVAVAGVAYVAGNRFGRKSTEGIVGQAEELAAKMLEDARREADTIAKEAELQAKDAALAAKEQAENELKEKKREIQSQERRLQQKEEHLDKKAVLVDQKEMDLLKKEQGVVTREQGIVTREEELSRSLDEQKARLEQISGMSADDAKATLMAAMESEARHDAAKRVRQIEEEARETADKKSKEIIASAIQRYAGEYVSEKCVSVVPLPSDEMKGRIIGREGRNIRALEAATGIDLIIDDTPEAVILSGFNPVRREVARLSLEKLLSDGRIHPGRIEEVVAKSEEEVEKAIKEAGEQAAFDLGVHGIHPEVLKLVGRLKYRTSYTQNVYQHSLEVAFLCGIMAAELGINVKQAKRAGLLHDLGKAVDHEVEGSHAVIGADLARKYGESPKIVHAIAAHHEDEKPSTILAVLVQAADALSGARPGARREMMESYVKRLEDLERIATSFDGVQSSFAIQAGREIRVMVSSEKVSDDHATLLARDIAKKIESEMTYPGMIKVNVIRETRATEYAR; from the coding sequence ATGATGACCAGTATTATCATGGCGTTGATAATCGTCGCTGTCGCGGGGGTGGCCTATGTTGCCGGCAACCGCTTCGGCCGGAAGAGTACGGAGGGGATTGTCGGCCAGGCGGAGGAGCTGGCGGCAAAAATGCTGGAAGATGCCCGCCGCGAAGCCGACACCATCGCCAAGGAGGCGGAGCTGCAGGCAAAGGATGCCGCGCTGGCCGCCAAGGAGCAGGCAGAAAACGAACTGAAGGAGAAAAAACGGGAGATCCAGTCTCAGGAACGGCGTCTGCAGCAGAAGGAAGAGCACCTGGACAAGAAGGCGGTACTGGTTGACCAGAAGGAAATGGACCTGCTCAAGAAGGAGCAGGGCGTCGTCACCCGTGAGCAGGGGATTGTCACCCGGGAAGAGGAGTTGTCCCGCTCCCTGGACGAGCAGAAGGCCCGCCTGGAACAAATCTCCGGCATGTCGGCGGATGACGCGAAGGCCACCTTGATGGCGGCCATGGAAAGCGAAGCCCGCCACGACGCCGCCAAACGGGTCCGCCAGATCGAGGAAGAGGCCCGCGAAACCGCCGACAAGAAGTCAAAAGAAATCATCGCCTCGGCCATTCAGCGCTATGCCGGGGAATATGTTTCGGAAAAATGCGTTTCGGTCGTGCCGCTCCCCTCGGACGAGATGAAGGGCCGGATCATCGGCCGCGAGGGGCGCAACATCCGCGCCCTGGAGGCAGCCACCGGCATCGACCTGATCATCGACGACACCCCGGAGGCGGTGATCCTCTCCGGCTTCAACCCGGTACGCCGTGAGGTGGCCCGGCTTTCCCTGGAAAAACTGCTCTCCGACGGCCGGATCCATCCGGGCCGCATCGAGGAAGTGGTGGCCAAATCCGAAGAAGAAGTTGAAAAAGCGATCAAGGAGGCCGGTGAGCAGGCGGCCTTCGACCTGGGGGTCCACGGCATCCACCCTGAAGTGCTCAAGCTGGTGGGGCGGCTCAAGTACCGCACCTCCTACACCCAGAACGTCTACCAGCACTCTCTGGAAGTGGCCTTTCTCTGCGGCATCATGGCCGCCGAACTGGGGATCAACGTCAAGCAGGCCAAGCGGGCCGGCCTGCTGCACGACCTGGGCAAGGCGGTTGACCACGAAGTGGAGGGCTCCCATGCCGTCATCGGCGCCGACCTGGCCCGTAAATACGGCGAGTCCCCCAAGATCGTCCACGCCATTGCCGCACACCACGAAGACGAAAAGCCGTCCACCATCCTGGCGGTGCTGGTGCAGGCGGCCGATGCCCTCTCCGGCGCCCGTCCCGGCGCCCGTCGCGAGATGATGGAGAGCTACGTGAAACGCCTGGAAGATCTGGAGCGGATCGCCACCTCCTTCGACGGCGTCCAAAGCTCCTTTGCCATCCAGGCGGGCCGGGAGATCCGGGTCATGGTCTCCAGCGAGAAGGTCTCCGACGACCACGCCACCCTGCTGGCCCGGGACATCGCCAAGAAAATTGAAAGCGAAATGACCTACCCCGGCATGATCAAGGTGAACGTGATCCGGGAAACCCGCGCCACCGAGTACGCCCGCTAG
- a CDS encoding TIGR00282 family metallophosphoesterase, whose product MSVRILFIGDIVGSPGRSAISRELHRLVDRHAVDLVIANGENAAGGFGITPDTAEELFRQGICLLTSGNHIWDKKDTSGFLDREERIIRPLNYPPGTPGRGAALVETPGGITVGVLNLEGRVYMKNLDCPFRTADAELARLKKITPIVLVDIHAEATSEKSALGWYLDGRVSAVVGTHTHVQTADERILPGGTAYLTDVGMTGSFDSVIGIDKHQAIQRFLTQQPVKFDVPKKDLRINAVVIGVETATGKAVSIERINVPVG is encoded by the coding sequence ATGTCCGTCCGTATTCTCTTCATAGGCGATATCGTCGGCAGCCCCGGCCGCAGCGCCATCAGCCGGGAACTGCACCGGCTGGTGGACCGCCACGCCGTTGATCTGGTGATCGCCAACGGCGAAAATGCCGCCGGCGGCTTCGGCATCACCCCGGACACGGCGGAGGAGCTGTTCCGCCAGGGGATTTGTCTGCTGACCAGCGGTAACCATATCTGGGACAAGAAAGACACCAGTGGCTTCCTGGACCGGGAAGAACGGATCATCCGCCCCCTTAACTACCCCCCCGGCACGCCGGGACGGGGGGCCGCCCTGGTGGAAACCCCCGGCGGCATCACGGTGGGGGTACTGAACCTGGAGGGGCGGGTTTACATGAAAAATCTGGACTGCCCCTTCCGGACCGCCGATGCGGAACTGGCACGGCTGAAAAAGATAACCCCCATCGTGCTGGTGGATATCCATGCCGAGGCCACTTCGGAAAAGAGCGCCCTGGGCTGGTACCTGGACGGCCGGGTCTCGGCGGTGGTGGGAACCCACACCCATGTCCAGACCGCCGACGAGCGGATTCTCCCCGGCGGCACCGCCTACCTGACCGACGTGGGGATGACCGGTTCCTTCGATTCGGTGATCGGTATCGACAAACATCAGGCGATCCAGCGGTTTCTGACCCAACAGCCGGTCAAGTTCGACGTCCCCAAGAAAGACCTGCGGATCAACGCCGTGGTGATCGGGGTGGAAACTGCCACCGGCAAAGCGGTCAGTATTGAACGGATCAATGTCCCCGTAGGATAG